From the genome of Rhododendron vialii isolate Sample 1 chromosome 10a, ASM3025357v1:
AGACCAGCAATTGCCTGGGCAACATGGGATCTTATAGCAATGGCGGAACAGGGCAAACATGAAGGACCTCCAACCCATGCCGTGACTTTTGTGTGGAATGGGCAAGAAGTAAATCATTATTTAAACCtttgtttgtctcttttgtATCATATTTTAGATACACTTAAAACTTTAGTGAAAATTTGTCAATTTAATGACTCGGAACACAAATGCGAAGGGATTTTGAATCGTTTAAGCTTTTTGCCAATACTTTTCGTTAACTGATTCACATCTTTGGACTAATCAGCTTTGATGGTgctattttctcatttttgtctttcaattcAGGGAGAGGAAGTTTATTTGGTCGGAGATTTCACTGGAAACTGGAAAGATCCAATGAAAGCTGTTCACAAGGGTGGCCCAAGATACGAAGTTGAAGTTAGACTTTCACAAGGGAAGTAAGTTTCTTCCCCTCTCTGTTTCTTAGATCTGACTAGTCTTGTGACATTTTGATGCTTGTGATTGGACCTGTAGTAATCTTATGTCTTCTCCCCACATCGATAAGTTTAGAAGTAATAAGTTATCACCTTCAGGTACTACTATAAGTTTATCACTAATGGGCAATGGAGGCATTCAACAACTTCGCCCACAGAAAGGGATGACAGGGGGAACGTCAACAACTTAATTGTGGTTGGTGACACTGCCAGTGTGAAGCCTTCCatccaacaacaaaagaagGCAAGTGTGTTTCCTTTTTGAAACTTCTTGTCCTTTTGAACTATCGAAAAATGTCTATGTTTTCCCTCTACCAAAGAATGACAGTAATGTCAAGGTATCAAATATCGACATGAAACtggaattcaaattttttttgataaccgggTGCCCGGGCCAGCTTGTGCGCCCCTCGACTAATCCCGGGGCCTTGAAGTTAACAACTGGGCAAACCTCTAGTGGCctcaaggtttggaatgtttggcatTCGTCAGATTCGACCTTGCGACCCATTGGGGGCAAGCCCTTTGATTGCTACCTCATGCCTACTCGACCAAACCCCTTGGGGTTGAAACTGGAATTCATTTTGGGGAATAATTCAAATCTTCTTTGATGAAATTCCATTGTCTGTAGTATCCATCAAGATCATCTATCATCATTGTTGACGATTTCGTTCCACATTGCCATGTTTCAGGATGCAAATATTGTAAAGGTGATCGAGAGGCCACTTACAGAAAATGAGCGGTTTATGCTGGCAAAAGCAGCTCGATGTGTTGCATTCTCTGTCTGTCCAATTAGACTAGCCCCCAAGTAGTTGAGCATAGTTCTATTTGGCTGAGTGGTAATTGAAGTACGTGGTACCCTCCTGAGTCCTGGCTTTTAAGTTAGAAATTGTCTACGAAAGGTAGAACATGGTATCCGTGTTAGACACTTCAATGCGTCGtcgatgagagatagagagagagaatgagcaTACTGTGATTCTTCATCTGCAAAATAAGCTTATCAAGGCATGGAACCTTCCAAGTATAAGCTCATACTTCTACGTTTAGTAGCAAAATTTGTCGGAATTGATGACGTTACTATCTGCAAGGCAAGAGGAGGAAAACAGAACGTAATAAGTCTCAGCAAATGCGTTCACTGAGTATGGATGTTCTATATgcatttggtttggttctttatATTCTGCACTGTAGAACTAGGCGCCACGGCATGGTATTTTAAGGGCGAATCGTGGCTCGAATAAGAAGGTCATAGCTTGAGCAACGACtatactttttcttttctttttttcttcattttttcttgtttcttacCTGCCTTGAGTATCGGAAAATAGCTGTTGTTCTGTATTTAtctaatttcttttgttttatatttACCAGATAAGGAATGTTAAGCATTTTACTCATGTTATTGGGCATTTTGGTTGCCTCTTGAGCAATGGTATTCATCTGAAAAAGCATAAATCAACAATGCTAACACAAAGGGAAAAGATAGTGGGTATGTGGTCAAAATGGCACAAGAATGTTGACACGCCCAAATGTCCTtcaacacacgcacacacacacacaaaagatgCTTCCCTCAAGTTTTGCTATTCACATGTTTTGTGTgtaactagggctgcaaacgagccgagccgagccgagttttagagtgttcaagctcggctcgccaaaaatttagttggctcgagctcggctcgagctcgtgacgagctgcagaactcgagctcgagcgcGGCTCGAGAagtatttacagagctcgagctcggctcgtttatgaaacaaatatatataaatatatataaaaataaatataaatatgtaaaaatatatatatatatatatataaatatatataatataatcgagctcgcgagccaattcgagccgagtttcgactaactcgagctcgttcgtttttgtctcgaaccgagccgagccgagccgttatcgagccgagctccgagccgctcgcgagcggctcggatcgtttgcagccctagtgtCACACACTTCGAGGTGCAgagtgtgtggagcccacaaaATGGTGTATGTTTGTATAATTGTGTGTAAGTATAGTTTTTTGTATTTCCATGGGGGAGAGTGGAATTCCTCCATAAAACTAGAATTCCTAGTAAAAAAACATATGATTGCAGTATCATTATTTGCGGTATCATCCAATGTGTCATACCACACGTATTTGCTCGCATCAACGTTTTACCATTGACGAGGGTCTCATGTTCACGCGTGGGTTGATAACCGTAACATAGTAAAATTAGACGAAATCTGCACTAGAAAATGTCAACATGATGGCAAAACAATGTTCACATTCCGAGTTTGCTTCACTCATAAAATTCCAAGATTTCTAACCATTTATCGTAGTCATAAGCACCCCCTGCCTTCCATCTCTATCTACTTGTGTGAGTCTGTACGTGCAGGGATCCAGCAATCTGTTTCACTGAGCAAATCCATTGTTTTCCGGTTTCAGCTGAGACAAAAGATGGTAGAACAGTATCTTCTCGAtggttttttaatttcaattccGACCCTGTTGAAGAGCCTGGGGTAAGTGATTTTATGCGATGATCGATCTGGAATTTGCAGATCACTATGCATTTCAACGTATGCGTGATAGGAAATGGATTCTTTACTCACATAATAACAAATACTCCGTACAAATGTTGTTGTTATTGATCATATGGTACGTTCTttattttagggaaaaaaaaaagagcatttCTCTTGAAACATGCCACtggatagagaaaaaaatgttagCAGAAGTAAAG
Proteins encoded in this window:
- the LOC131304841 gene encoding uncharacterized protein LOC131304841 — protein: MFTFRVCFTHKIPRFLTIYRSHKHPLPSISIYLCESVRAGIQQSVSLSKSIVFRFQLRQKMVEQYLLDGFLISIPTLLKSLGEKKKSISLETCHWIEKKMLAEVKPV